From the Candidatus Omnitrophota bacterium genome, one window contains:
- a CDS encoding sugar phosphate isomerase/epimerase family protein — MGNILIGLNAEFSRSSDKPFEWAVEKAAEMGFKYFEPMVHFGRELMSEAGYYHTVSMFDDPYRIKDACDKAGLTISALQAHGPLGRPDVHGEYIKLAIRAAAEIGVPVVNTDEGVKAKWTTEEEDFVLIKYTLREASFIAERRGVKIGIEPHAQYSRNPDGLDRIYNLVDSPAIGINFDTGNAYLCGHDVYAWLERVAERLVHLHAKDISVEHSEAERGLVTGTPVGCACGEGVLDWKKIIDIVRQKTPRDIVFSVECGTPTQAAKSLEHLADQLK; from the coding sequence ATGGGAAACATATTGATTGGTTTAAACGCGGAATTTTCTCGCAGTTCGGACAAGCCTTTTGAATGGGCAGTGGAAAAAGCGGCGGAGATGGGATTTAAATATTTCGAACCGATGGTGCACTTTGGCCGCGAACTGATGAGCGAAGCCGGATATTATCACACCGTTTCCATGTTCGACGACCCTTACCGCATCAAGGATGCCTGCGATAAAGCGGGATTGACCATTTCCGCCTTGCAAGCGCATGGCCCCTTAGGACGCCCCGATGTGCACGGCGAATATATCAAACTGGCGATTCGCGCCGCCGCCGAAATCGGCGTTCCCGTGGTTAACACGGACGAAGGCGTCAAGGCTAAATGGACGACGGAAGAGGAAGATTTCGTTTTGATTAAGTATACGTTGCGAGAGGCTTCCTTCATCGCCGAGCGTCGCGGCGTCAAGATTGGCATCGAACCGCACGCTCAATATTCGCGCAATCCCGACGGGCTGGATCGAATCTACAACCTGGTCGATTCTCCCGCCATCGGCATCAATTTCGACACCGGCAACGCCTACTTGTGCGGACATGACGTCTATGCCTGGCTGGAAAGAGTGGCGGAGCGCCTTGTGCATCTGCACGCCAAGGATATTTCGGTGGAGCATTCGGAAGCGGAGCGGGGGCTTGTTACTGGAACGCCGGTTGGATGCGCGTGCGGCGAGGGCGTTTTGGATTGGAAGAAGATCATTGACATCGTTCGTCAAAAAACGCCGCGCGACATCGTCTTTTCCGTCGAGTGCGGGACGCCAACGCAAGCCGCCAAAAGTTTGGAACATCTCGCTGACCAGCTTAAATAA